In bacterium, a single genomic region encodes these proteins:
- a CDS encoding phage/plasmid primase, P4 family, which yields MSTRVFVETALAYAARGWPVFPLRPRAKRPQNEHGVTEATTDPAQIRAWWGKWSLANVGIACGPTSGLLVLDVDDEEGRSSLAGKPMPATLAVETGRPGGGTHFYFAHPPFPVRNDSRGEAVGPGLHVKAAGGYVVAAGSIHPTGAEYSWAYGCSPDEVALAECPQWLLEALRADADKPQKGRPAAVGPIKEGERNCALASLAGKLRRAGLRAEEMLAALQARNREYQPPLPDSEVARIAASIGRYEPVGDLEPHDARINAYRRTDSGNAELFADLFGDRVRFDHRRNRWLLFAEHRWQVDSGGELKRLVKAAARRRYDAAGRLDDKEGRTWAFSSESAAKLTACLDLAKNELPIADRGNDWDADPYLLGVPNGIVDLRTAALRDGAAADLVTKQTTVAYDPQATCPRWSRFLQEAFADDGELVNFVWRAIGYSLTGAMSEQVFFLLHGRGSNGKSVLLDLLRAVLGDYAANTGFGTFEAANRASVSCDVVVLDGARVVTASETAEAARLNESRLKAWTGGDPMTARALYAMPYSFQPCGKLWLACNHRPRVHDDSLDFWRRVRLIPFTRSFSPQAEPDLRDRLMAELPGILAWAVAGAGLWIAEGLPQPEAVVMASQQWQEVSDRLGDFLAQYCEAGENLRVPAGELFKAYQDYCDEAGLPPRERMSSTTFGTNIGERFDKVTLRHNGRPTRQYTGIGLKTA from the coding sequence ATGTCAACTAGGGTGTTCGTGGAGACAGCCTTAGCGTATGCGGCCCGAGGATGGCCCGTCTTTCCTCTCAGACCGCGCGCCAAGAGACCTCAGAATGAGCACGGTGTCACTGAGGCAACCACCGACCCGGCGCAGATCAGGGCATGGTGGGGGAAGTGGTCTCTCGCGAACGTCGGCATTGCCTGCGGCCCGACCTCGGGGCTGCTCGTGCTGGACGTTGACGACGAGGAGGGGCGCTCCTCTCTGGCCGGCAAGCCCATGCCTGCGACCTTGGCCGTCGAGACCGGGAGGCCCGGCGGCGGGACTCACTTCTACTTCGCGCATCCACCATTCCCGGTGAGGAACGACTCGCGGGGAGAAGCCGTTGGACCCGGCTTGCACGTGAAAGCCGCAGGCGGCTATGTAGTGGCGGCAGGAAGCATACATCCCACAGGGGCTGAATACTCGTGGGCTTACGGCTGCAGCCCGGATGAAGTCGCCCTGGCCGAGTGTCCGCAGTGGTTGCTGGAGGCCCTGCGCGCGGACGCCGACAAGCCGCAGAAGGGCAGACCAGCAGCGGTAGGACCCATCAAAGAGGGCGAGCGGAACTGCGCCCTGGCGAGCCTGGCCGGGAAGTTGCGGCGAGCGGGACTGAGGGCGGAGGAAATGCTGGCGGCACTGCAAGCGCGTAACCGCGAATACCAGCCGCCCCTGCCTGATTCGGAAGTCGCCCGGATCGCCGCCAGCATAGGCCGGTACGAACCGGTGGGGGACCTGGAACCGCATGACGCGCGCATCAATGCGTACCGCCGCACCGACAGCGGCAACGCGGAGCTATTCGCCGACCTGTTCGGTGATCGCGTCCGATTCGACCATCGGCGCAACCGATGGCTGCTGTTTGCGGAACACCGTTGGCAAGTGGACAGTGGCGGCGAACTCAAGCGCCTTGTCAAGGCAGCCGCGCGGCGGCGCTATGATGCTGCTGGCCGACTCGATGACAAGGAGGGACGGACCTGGGCCTTCTCCTCGGAGTCGGCGGCGAAGCTGACCGCGTGTCTCGACTTGGCGAAGAACGAGTTGCCTATCGCGGATCGGGGCAACGACTGGGACGCCGACCCCTACCTGCTAGGTGTGCCGAATGGTATTGTGGACCTGCGGACGGCGGCCCTGCGCGACGGTGCCGCCGCCGACCTCGTGACGAAGCAGACGACCGTGGCCTATGACCCGCAGGCGACGTGTCCGCGGTGGAGTCGGTTCCTGCAGGAGGCCTTTGCCGATGACGGGGAGCTTGTCAACTTCGTCTGGCGGGCCATCGGATACAGCCTCACCGGAGCTATGAGTGAGCAGGTGTTCTTCCTGCTACATGGGCGCGGCAGTAACGGGAAGTCGGTCTTGCTTGACCTTCTTCGCGCGGTCCTCGGCGACTACGCCGCGAACACGGGCTTCGGCACCTTCGAGGCCGCGAACCGAGCGAGCGTATCCTGTGACGTGGTGGTTCTCGACGGCGCGCGCGTAGTCACTGCCAGCGAGACCGCCGAGGCCGCCCGTCTCAACGAGAGCCGTCTCAAAGCCTGGACAGGCGGGGACCCCATGACGGCGCGGGCACTCTATGCGATGCCCTATTCGTTCCAGCCCTGCGGGAAGCTCTGGCTGGCCTGCAACCACCGACCGCGTGTTCACGACGACAGCCTCGACTTCTGGCGAAGGGTGCGCCTCATACCCTTCACGCGGAGCTTCAGCCCGCAGGCCGAACCGGACTTGCGCGACAGGCTCATGGCCGAACTGCCGGGGATTCTCGCCTGGGCGGTGGCGGGCGCAGGGTTGTGGATCGCCGAAGGGCTACCGCAACCGGAGGCAGTCGTGATGGCCTCGCAGCAGTGGCAGGAAGTGTCCGACCGTCTCGGCGACTTCCTCGCCCAATACTGCGAGGCCGGCGAGAACCTGCGAGTGCCCGCTGGCGAACTGTTCAAGGCCTACCAGGACTACTGCGACGAGGCCGGGCTGCCTCCACGCGAGCGCATGTCAAGCACGACGTTCGGCACGAACATCGGGGAGCGATTCGACAAGGTGACTCTGCGGCACAACGGCAGGCCGACGCGGCAGTACACCGGGATCGGGCTGAAGACGGCATAG